The Cygnus olor isolate bCygOlo1 chromosome 28, bCygOlo1.pri.v2, whole genome shotgun sequence genome segment GACGTTGCTCTGCCGGGTGTCGAAGGGGCACCGGGCCTGGCCGCTCACCTCCTcgccctcctgcagcaggctgcgCGCCTGCAGGTGCCGTGCTCAgagccccgctgctgctcccacccccccagccccgccgctgACACGGGGTCCCCGTGGGGATCCCAGCCCCGGCGGCACCCCCGCCCTGTGCCCGCAGCAGGCCCCCCACCACCTCGTAGCTGCGGCAGACGGGGGTTGAAGGCGTGGTTTCCGCGGCGAAGAGGGTGCGGGCATCGCGCGGGACCAGCACGCGGATGTAGTTGTGGCACCCGTCCTGCGCGGTCGCACGCGGATTGGGGGCACGGGGCCAGCGGGCCCCTGGCCctgcctccctcttcccccatccTTGTATTCCCCCAGGCCCATTGTCCCCATACCTGCCACACCGTACCCATACATGCGCCCCACATCTCTAGGCCTACAGACCCCTGCCCCATACCCCCTAATGCCCCATACCCCTGTCCCTTATACCCCCATACCTCTGTACCCCCTACTGCTGTACTCCTATACCACTGTAACCTGTACCCCTCTATCCTTATTGCCCCATAGCCCTACACCTTGCACCCCCATACCCCGTACCCTTATACCTCCATAAGCCCACACCTCTATACCTTGTACCCTCCTACCCTCATACCCCATAACCCTGTACCCCTATGCCCTATACTCCCATACCCCCACACCCCTGTACCACCTACACCTATACCCCCATATTCCTATACCCGGTACCCCCACACCCCATACCTCTGTATCCTGTACCCCTATAACCAGTACTCATATACCCCATACCCCCATATCCTGTGCCCCGTACCTGCAGCTTGCCCCGCATGGCGCAGCTCTCTCTGTCCCGCGTCTCCCAAGTGAGATGCTGCTGGCGAGAtgggggtgggcagcagggacccCCCACCAAGACCCAGGCGACCCCAGGAATGGTGCCCCCGTCCCCCTTACCCGCTCAGGGTACAGCACCCGCTTGTCCTGCCCCAGGTCGAAGGCATAGATGTGGTCCCTGGGAGGGCACAGTGTGAACAGAAGGGGCACGGGGATGTGCaaggggacatggggacgtgCAAGGGGGCATGGGGACGTGCAGAGCACCAGCAAGGGTTAGGTGGATGGAGGAGGGAACACAGGGTGCCCATGCCCACCATGTACAAGTGGTGCCCAAGCGTGCAGAAACGGACACACACAAGCGTGCCTAAGCACGCAGCGGTTTGCACAAGCCAGGACAAGCATGTACAAATATGTGCCAGCGAGCCCGAGACTGCACAAGCATAGACAACTTTGCACAAGCATGCACAAGCATGGAGAAGTGTGGACATGCGAGGACACGCGTGCACAAGCTTGCAGAACCAAACAAGTCCCCAGAAGCATGCACCAGCACAAACAAGCATGCACAAGAACATCCAAATTTGCACAAGTGTGCACAAGTGTGCAAAGCCATGGAGAAGGACACGCAGGCACAGAGAGGGGTGCACAAGCGCGCTCACCGTGCGGCGACGAAGAGGGTGCCATTGAGGCGCAGCATGCGCTGGAAGTCGAGGGCCGAGCTGGGTGGTGACGTTGTCCCCCCGGAGACCCCCAAAGCGGGGGTAGGTGGCGGTGGCTGGGGGACGTGGGAACACGGTGACGATGCCCCTGGCTGGCCCCgttgcccccagccccagcccctgctcaccTGCCAGCCCCACGGTGCTGCGCGGCACCAGGTCCCGTGGGAAGGACTGCGCCACTCCCCTGGGGGCCCCGGGGACCACGATGAGGATGAGGACgaaggccagcagcaccccgaGCATCTTCCCAGACACCCGAAGGAGACGTGGGGCTGCTAGTGAGCCCGGACCCCTCTGGGCTGCAAGGGGTTAATCTCtactggggaaactgaggcggGAGCGGAGGGGACGTGGGTGCAGCACCATGGGAGACACTGGGGACAGCGGTGGTGTCCCCTCCGTGCAGCTTCAAGCGTGGGGACAGGGCCCCAGTcctcctcccagtgctcccagtgaccctgtcccagtgccaccagcGCCCCTTACCAGTGCCACCAGTGCCTCCTGCCAGTGCTCccagtgtccctgtcccccgCCCCTTGCCCGCGTGCCCGTCCCTGATCCTCCCATCCCGGTGTCCCCAGCGCCCCagtcccagtgctcccagtgcctcccGCTCCCAGCGACCACGGCCGGTGTCGGGACGGGATGCGAAGCACAAGCGTGTGCAAGTGCCAGACGCAGCGACACCCACCGACACCGACACCGACACCGACACCCTCGCCCCGCGCAACACCCTCCCAGCACCGCCACACCCGGCTGCGCCCCGCAGCACCCCACgggccccgcagcaccccacGGAGCCCGCCGCGCCCCCAGGCaccccccgcgccccgcgcccgGTACCGGCTCCGCGCCGCGCCCCgagcggccccgcggccccgagCGGCTCCGCCCCGGAACGGGCCGGGACCGGCCGGGACCCTgagcgggggccgggggcgggaAGTgaccgggggggctgcgggggggccTGGGCGCGGCGACGCGGGGACACGCGTGTCACCCCCCCACGGAGAGGACCTGGGCGGGGCCGGGATTTGGGGAATTTGGGGTTTtcgggcgggggggggcgggggcaggGCCGTGACACCGCCGTGGCTTtgcccccccgtgcccccccccggtTGCCCTATAGATAGGCGCTAATCCCGCTAATGAGCTGATCCCCGGGAGCTGCGGGCGGCAGCCCACGCGCGCGCGCACGTGGCACTGTGCGCGCGCGGGAGCGCGCGCTCCCGCCTCCCCCCGGCGGTGCACGCGCGTGTGCAAGCACAGCcgctggggggggacacacgggTGGCGGGACCCCCACGCGCGCCCCCCCCACGCGTGTCCGCGGGCGGCCGTCACCTCCGCCCTGcgcccctggggggggggggggcccgggggggggggaggagggatcGCGTTCGTCTGTCCGTCCGTGTATCCCCGCGTGGCCCCCCCGTGGGCACTGGGAGCTCAGTGGGAGAACTGGGCCCCCCGCTGCCACCCGGGCTCCGCGTCCGCCGGCACCCCCGGAGGGGACCGGGAGACCCCGGCGCGGGGGGGGCGGTggtcccggtgcccccgggGTGCGGGCGCACGGCGACATCTGGCGGCACCACGCGGCGTGGCGGGGCCGGCACCCCGATCCCGAGGGGGGACCGAGGGGACAACGTCCGTGGGGGCGTGCTCttgtccccagggtgctgctcGTGTCCCTAGAGGggtgccagcacccccagggtGGTTCCCGCGTCCCCGCGGCTGTGACCGTGTCCCCGAGGGGCCACAAGCAGGCAGAGCGGGTGACAGTGCTCCATTTTATTTACAGGTTCTCAGGGTAGGGAAAAGGGGGCGACCGACCCCATCCCCATCGGGGTCCAGGCACTGACacggggaggctggggggctcccgtcccccccccccaccgcaaaaaaaaaccacaagggcaaaaacatacaaataaatacGATCGGAGGAAAAAGATCGGCTGGTAAATCttgtcccagtgcctcccagcgTCCCCACACGAGGGCTGGCTCCCATCCCTGGCGTCTGGGTTTCCCCAAAGCGGGACGGGACCCCTGAAGGAGACAGCGAGGGGACGCTGCCCCCCGACTCCCCGCGTCCCTTCCCATCTCCCCtggccggggctggcggcgtCCCCGCGGCTCCCGTCCCCGTAGGGCGGCAGTCGTGGCGCTGgtccccgccggccccgctgTCACAGCGTGAAGATCTCGTCCTCGGCGTCGCGGAGGGCGGCCGCCCGCGGCGTCCTggtgaggggccgggggccgagccgggggccgcggggggagCCGGCCTCCGGGGGCTGGGTGCCTTCGGCCTCAGCCGTGCTGCAGGGGACACAGGGGTGGCGGTGAGGGGTGGCCCCGCGGCCGGCGCCCCTCCGAGCGCCCCGGGGCGGGACGGCCGCGCTCACCCGGTGCTGCCGGCGCGGAGCCGCTGCGCCGCCGCGGCCTTGGAGCGCCCGATCTCGGCGTCGAGCTGCCGCAAGAAGTCGGTGGCCGAGAGGTCGtggcgggacggggcgggggcggcggcggtgTCCCCAGGGCCCGCCGGTGTCCCCACCGCCTCCTCCTGGcggcggagcccccccggccgcgCCGGTGCCGGGATGAGGAGGGTGGGCTTGAGGAAGATGGTGTCCGAGCTGTAGAGGCGGTTGGCGCGCACGATCTGCTCCGTCTgccggggacagggacgggacGAGAtgggggcaggaagggaaagggacgagggggggacggggacgacAGGGACGGGGCAGAGGTACGGACGGGGATGGGACGGGGCGacggtggggccgggggggggatAAGGGGGGGATGGGACGGTGACagggaggggccggggccgggagcgggacGGGGACACAACGGGACGGTGGCAAGAACGGGGCCGGGACAAGGAGGGGACGAGGGGGGGGACGTAGTGGGacggggacaggggcagggccgggccaGGAGCggacggcggcggggccgggcgcagTGCCCGGTCCGGTCCGGTCCCGGGGGGCTCAGCCCGGtgccgccccgcccccgccgctcACCGTGACCCCGTAGCGCAGCGCCAGCCCCGGCAGCGTGTCCCCGGGCTCCAGCCGGTGCTCCCgggcgcccgccgccccccgcgccggggggggccccgccatggcgggcggccccgctcagccccggcccggcgcggGGGCGCCGCCGCTGCGCCctgccccgccccgctcccgggCCCGGTAAGGCCCGGCCGCCCGCGCGGAGGCCTCTGGGACGCGCAGTCCTCTGAAGTCGGGGCCCCGCCGCTGCTTCGGGTCCCCGCGGCGccccccgctcccagccccccggggctgctcgCGCCCGCCCAGCTCCCGCCCCTCCGCGGTCTGtgccccccgctcccccgggGAGGCTCCGCGTTCTTGCCCGGCGGCAGGGCACGTAGAACTACAACTCCCGTCATGCTATGGGGCGCCGCAGCACCGCGCGGCGCTCCCGCCCCGCCTCTTTACGCTCCCCATTGGCCCCCCGCGCCCGCGCGCGGCCCGCCGGGAAAAGCGACCCGGAAGCGGGGCGGGGGCCGTCCCCATGGTAACGGGGCGGCCGCGCTGGGCGCCGCCATGTCCTTCAAGCGGGACGGCGACGAGCCCGGGCAGCTGGCGGCGCTGCAGGTAGGGCCCggcgcccccctcccccggcccccggAGCTCCCCGCCCCCGGGCTCCCCCTGCCCGGGTTAGCCCCGTtcccccccgcggcccccccgggccTGCCCTGCCCCGAAGCGCTCCGCCCGGCCCCAgcgcccccccgcccgccccccggtGCGgtcacctcctgccctgccctgcccggaACCCCCGGCGTTTCTCTGCCCCCCCTCGCCGCCGCAAatcccccccccgagcccccaaTCCCCCCCCGTTCCATCGAGTCGCCCCGTCGCCCGCCTCCAGCGCTCCCGGTTCCCGGTCTCTGCCCTCCTGGTCCCGCCTCGCAGGGGGCGGCGGGCCCGGGGGTGGCTGCGCTGGCGacgggggctgctccctgccacgtCCCCCCCGGCGGGCAGCAGGAGCGGTCCGGGGGCCCGGGGTGCCCGTCTGGGGACAGGGGATGGGCACTCGCGCGGCCTCTCGCTCCCTCGCAGAAACGGCGCGTGGCGGACCTGCTGGCCAACTACATCCCCGAGGATGAGGCGCTGCTGCTGCGGAGCGGGAGGTGagcgggacccccccggggacACGGGGCCgctctgggggctgcagggcgcTGATGGCCCCTCCTCCCTGGTACAGGTACGCCTGCACGGTGTGTGCCCACCGGCCCGTCTTCGACACGCTGGAGGTGCTGGCAGTGCACCGGGCTGGCAGGAAGCACCTGGGCAGTGAGTGCAGGGCCGGGgcgggctgctgctgggggggccaTGCCGTGAACGCCTGCCTGCTTTCCCTTGCCTTCTCTTCCAGGCCTGCAGCGCTGCTACGGCAGCGAGCGCTGGCGGGAGGACGCTGCGCAGGAGCAGCGGCACGAGGAGCTGGTGCGGGTGGAGGTGGCGGGTGCGCAGGTCGGTGCACTgccctctcccctgccctggcACCCAACCGGGcctccctgagctctgcaccctctccccagggctccccagcccctttGCTGGCCCGGACAAGGAGGATTGCCCAGAGCGCCCTGCTGAAGGCTGCTCcctacagcagctgctgccggAGGACAGGGTGAGGCCTGCAGCTTCGCTGCTGGGGCGTAGGGAAAGCTGCCGGCCTGCTCCCACCTGTCCACGTGGGGTGGTTGTGCCCTCGGCCTGACGCTGTCCCCTTACAGGGCAGCTGGAAGCGGCGCACGAGGGGTGAGGACCCAGCCGGGGCCGAGCACTGCCCAGGCTCCCTCGCAGGAGGACAGGGGCGCCGTGGAGGCCACCCCTGCggccctgctgccagggcactGCAGCAGGCAAGCAGGTGAGGGCAAGCTGCGGTGGGACAGTGCGCCTGggtgctttctttcctttccatggGTGTCACCATCCTGCGCCTCTCTCCGCTCTCCCAGGTGCGCTGAAGGCAGCTTCCACCCACGCCGGccaaggcagaaaaggaaaagcagcatcgTCATCACCTCCGAGTGAGCCCGAAGCCCTCAGCCCTGCGAGGCGCCAGGCGCTGGAGCGGTACCTGCAGCTGCGGAGGTGAGTTGGGCCCTGCTGACACGGGAACCCCCCGCGAGCCACGCCTCACGCCGTCTGTCCATCCCCAGCGCCGGCTGGATCCAGGATCGCTCTGGCAAGTGGGTGAAGGATGAGAACGCCGAATTTGACTCCGATGAGGATGAGCCgcctgcactgctgccagcctgaGGTCCCTgacccccagggctgcccccgACCCCGCTGCGTGCCACAAGAACAGAGGCAGCTGGAGACGAAGGAGGCGTTCCAACCATTGGGGCAGGTCCCGGGAAACATGGTGTGGCACTGGGGGTCCCCTTGCTCTTTGTTCCCAGGGTGCGCCTTTTTTGGGTGTCCCTATCCCGGCCAGAGCACTGTGATCTCAGCTTGGATTTTGGCCCGTCGCTGCCCGTCTCTTCCTGTCCCTGGCCCAAGTCACGCTCGCTTTCCTGCCCAGGCACAGGTGCCTGTGGGTCGTGGCCTTTTGGGGTGGTGGCACTGGGCTTCCCCCTCCTCGTGGCCCCGCAGCTGTCCTGGCGCTTGGCAAAACACCCGGCCCCGCCAGCTCCACCCTCGCCTCTGTTTCCCACCTCCCTTCTGCCCGGGGGGCCCACGGGAGCCCCCACCTCAGGGCACCCCCCTGcgccctgccagctcctggcaccccaAGCTGCCCTCAGCGCCCTGGGGAGAGCTCCCAATGGGAGCACCCACCGACGGCTCGCTTGGGCCCCGGGGCCGGATCCTGTCCCTGGGGAGGGCTCCTTGGCAGCGCTGCCTGGGGTGACGTTACACCTGGGCACCGGGATTTACCCGCTCGCTCAGCTCAGACCTATAAATAGCCATCGGGACGGGTGCCAGGACCCTGGCGAGTGACAGCCCAAGCCGGGTGCGGGTCTGGGGGCTCTTCCCGGAGACCTGCAGCCCCCATCCACCCCGTGGGCACCCGGTGCTGGCCCCTATGGGCCCCAGGTGCCCAGTTCCATTCCACAAAGgcacccagctccctgctgaggggtgccccgctccccccccggCACAGGGCCTGGCCCCGTAACCCAACCCCCGGGGTATAAATACCCCGACCCTGCTGCCCGTTGCTCCACGAGGGGATGCAGGCATCCAGCTTGCCCCGTAACTGGATTAATGGCGTGAGGCTAACGGGGGCCTCTGGGTCTCGAGCCCTGAAAAAGGGATCCTCCAGCAGTGTTACCCTCCCTCAGCCAATCCCTCCGGATCCCCCCCCATGCACTAATCCTGCCCTCGTCCTTGTGGCCCTGTCCCAAGAGCAGCCTCCGACCCCGTGTCTCCGTAACCTTTATTTACAGCTGacccagccctggggagcccaAAGCGCGGCTCGGGGGCGAGCTGAGCTCcggggtctgcagggctgtggtgggAAGCGTTcaggttttcttctg includes the following:
- the LYSMD1 gene encoding lysM and putative peptidoglycan-binding domain-containing protein 1: MAGPPPARGAAGAREHRLEPGDTLPGLALRYGVTTEQIVRANRLYSSDTIFLKPTLLIPAPARPGGLRRQEEAVGTPAGPGDTAAAPAPSRHDLSATDFLRQLDAEIGRSKAAAAQRLRAGSTGTAEAEGTQPPEAGSPRGPRLGPRPLTRTPRAAALRDAEDEIFTL
- the SCNM1 gene encoding sodium channel modifier 1, translating into MSFKRDGDEPGQLAALQKRRVADLLANYIPEDEALLLRSGRYACTVCAHRPVFDTLEVLAVHRAGRKHLGSLQRCYGSERWREDAAQEQRHEELVRVEVAGAQGSPAPLLARTRRIAQSALLKAAPYSSCCRRTGAAGSGARGVRTQPGPSTAQAPSQEDRGAVEATPAALLPGHCSRQAGALKAASTHAGQGRKGKAASSSPPSEPEALSPARRQALERYLQLRSAGWIQDRSGKWVKDENAEFDSDEDEPPALLPA